ATTTGGACATCCTCCTCCATTTCTAGTACAACAAAGTCAACTGGGATAAAGAATTTTCCCACTTTGATCGGGATGTTTTCTAGAATGCCCACAAGGTATTTCACAGATCGATTAGCCAGTTATAATGAAATTGTTGTAGGCTTAAGTTTCCTCACATCAAGCTTCTTACATATTGACAAAGGCATCAGACTCACACTTGCACCTAGATCACAGAGGGCTTTGTCTATATTCATGCTACTGATaagacaaggtatggagaagcttcctagatCCTTGAGTTTTGGTGGCAGCTTGTTCTgcaatatggcactgcattcctttgTAAGAGCAACAGTCTCATAGTCCTCTAGccttcttttctttgataaaatgTCTTTGAGAAACTTGGCATAAGATGGCATTTGAGAGAGTACTTCTGTAAAAGGAATGTTTATATAGAGTTTCTGCAAAACTTCTAGAAACTTTTCAAACTGcttatccaatttggctttctggaaTTTCTGTGGAAAG
The Hevea brasiliensis isolate MT/VB/25A 57/8 chromosome 15, ASM3005281v1, whole genome shotgun sequence genome window above contains:
- the LOC131174019 gene encoding uncharacterized protein LOC131174019; translation: MNPREHCKVVTLRSRRILEESEEEPTERTSDKSENQTKEKKEEAKENQEEEAWKKKKLPEPYQPPLPFPQKFQKAKLDKQFEKFLEVLQKLYINIPFTEVLSQMPSYAKFLKDILSKKRRLEDYETVALTKECSAILQNKLPPKLKDLGSFSIPCLISSMNIDKALCDLGASVSLMPLSICKKLDVRKLKPTTISL